The region GGATGGCGCCGCCTGGCTGTCGAGCGCGACGCATGATCCGGTCGCGATCGAGTGGACGACGCTGAAGGCGCGCGAAGACGCCTGAGGGGGCGCGCGCCGCCGGGCGGCGCTCTGCCGCGGGATGGCGGCCGGCTCGCCGGGCCTTTTCATCTGCCCGGCTTCCGGCTCCCCGACTCCCCGACTCCCCGACTCCCCGACTTCCGACTCCCGACTCCCGACTCCCGACTCCCGACTCCCGACGTTCGCGGCCGTCAAGCCCGCCGCCGGCTCACCCGCGTGCGCCCTCAGGGCGCGACGGCTTCCGGCGGCCCCTTCAGTTCGACCATGTTGCCTTCCGGATCGAACAGGTAGAGCGACGGCCCATAGCCGTCCGCGCCGTAGCGCCGCGCCTCGTCGCCGGGCCGCGCGCCATGTGCGGCGAGGTGCGTGCGCAGCGCGGCCGCATCGAACGGCTCGACGCGCAGGCACAGATGATCCATGTTCCGTCCCTTTCCCGGCGCTCCGCTGCCTGCCCGATCGATCGGCGCGCCAACCGCGAGCAGATCGATCAGCGAGCGTCCGGCGCGCAATTGAACGAGCCCCAGTTCCCGCTGCTCTTTTTCGACGTGGCAGCCCAGCACGTCGCAATAGAAACGGGTCATCGCCGCCAGATCGGCGGCGCGCAGCACCACGTGATCGATCTCGTGGATGTGGAATTTCATCGGGGACGTCTCCTTCGAGAGGCAGTCCTACCGAGTGTAGACGGTCCGTGCGGCGCGCGGCTGGACGGTGCAAAATCGATGGACGAAAAAAAGCCCGTTCATGTTCGAACGGGCTTAATCCATATCAGGAGGAGACATGGAGGAGACAGTTCCCACTATACACATCGGGATGGTGCGACGCAATATACTTTGTGTAAAAAAACGTCAGGACGGCAATCTGTCGCATCCGCACTGCAACAAAATAGGGTCGAGGCGGCGCTCGCGCTCCGATTGCGGCAACGAATCGGACGATTGTGTCGCCGGTATGACGGTGGTTCGAATGAGAGCGCAAGAAACAGCGCGTATGCGAGCCGGGCGACGCCTACAGCGACAGGCATCTGTTCCGACTTTGCGAGGTCAACATGAAGCAGCCACCCTATCCGACCGACGACGCGCGCTGGGCCGCGCTCGTCGCGCGCGACGTCGACGCCGACGGCGCGTTCTGCTACGCGGTCAAGACGACCGGCGTGTTTTGCCGGCCTTCGTGCGCGTCGCGGCTGCCGAGGCGCGAGAACGTGTCGTTTTTCGCCGACACGGGTGCCGCGCGCGCGGCCGGCTATCGCCCATGCAAGCGCTGTCGGCCCGAGGGATTGCCGCGCGAACTCGACATCGTCAACCGCGCGTGCGCGGTGCTCGACGCGCATCGTCAGGACCGCTTCACGCTCGCGCAACTGAGCGATGCGGTTCACGTGAGCCCGTTTCATCTTCAGCGGCTGTTCAAGCGCGTCGTCGGCGTCTCGCCGCGCCAATATCAGGCCGCGCAGCGCGGCGCCGCCTTGCGCGACGCGCTGCAAAGCGGTGCCGCCGTCACGCGCGCGGCCGTCGACGCGGGCTTCAACTCGCCTTCTCGGCTCTATGAATCGGTGCCGCGCGAGCTCGGCATGTCGCCGTCCGCGTTCCGTCGCAAGGGGGCCGGCCTGAAGATCGATTACGCGACGGCCGATACGCGCCTTGGCGTCGTGCTCGTCGCCGCGACGAGCAAGGGCATCTGCAAGATTGC is a window of Burkholderia mallei ATCC 23344 DNA encoding:
- a CDS encoding VOC family protein, which encodes MKFHIHEIDHVVLRAADLAAMTRFYCDVLGCHVEKEQRELGLVQLRAGRSLIDLLAVGAPIDRAGSGAPGKGRNMDHLCLRVEPFDAAALRTHLAAHGARPGDEARRYGADGYGPSLYLFDPEGNMVELKGPPEAVAP
- the ada gene encoding bifunctional DNA-binding transcriptional regulator/O6-methylguanine-DNA methyltransferase Ada, with amino-acid sequence MKQPPYPTDDARWAALVARDVDADGAFCYAVKTTGVFCRPSCASRLPRRENVSFFADTGAARAAGYRPCKRCRPEGLPRELDIVNRACAVLDAHRQDRFTLAQLSDAVHVSPFHLQRLFKRVVGVSPRQYQAAQRGAALRDALQSGAAVTRAAVDAGFNSPSRLYESVPRELGMSPSAFRRKGAGLKIDYATADTRLGVVLVAATSKGICKIAFGDAAAPLVDELRTGFANAQIAESPERIAPFIAQIDAYLNGTRRRFELPLDLAATEFQQRVWDALRRIPYGETRSYTQIAEALGAPRAVRAVASACASNPVALAIPCHRVVQKGGSLAGYRWGLPRKAALLDAEAQRAAGESVESAVDHAA